CGGGACGGGCCCGCTCGTGGTCCTGGCCCACGGGATGGGCAACGACCGGGCGGCCTACCGCTTCCTGGTCCCGCAGCTGGTGGCGGCGGGCTACCGGGTCGCGAACCTCGACGTGCGCGGCTGCGGGGAGTCGACGGCGACGTTCGCGTCGTACTCGCGGACCGACATCGCCGGCGACCTGGTGGCGCTGGTGCGGCACCTGGGCGGGCCGGCGGTGCTGGTCGGCCACTCGATCTCGGGTGGCGCGGTGACCATCGCGGCAGCCGAGGCCCCGGAGCTGGTGTCGGGCGTGGTCGAGCTGGCGCCGTTCACGCGCAAGCAGTCGTTCCGGCTCGGCGACCTGCGTTCGCGGACCTACCGCCAGGGCATGGGGCGGCTGGTCCGGACCGGGCTCTTCGGCAGCCGCAAGGCCTGGCGCTCCTACCTCGAGCTGGCCTTCCCGGGCCGGCGGCCGGCGGACTGGGACGCCGACCTCGCGCGCCTGGACGAGCAGCTGGGCGCCGGTGGCCGGATGCGGACCCTGCAGGCGATGGGGAGGTCGGCGCCGGCGGACGCGGGCGCGCGGCTGGGCGACGTGCGGTGCCCCGTGCTGGTCGTGGAGGGCTCGCGGGACCCGGACTGGGTCGACGCCCGGGCCGAGGGCGAGGCCGTCGTCGCGGCGCTGCCGGGCGGGCTCGGGCGGCTCGCGGTGGTGGAGGGCGCGGGCCACTACCCCCACACCCAGTTCCCGGACGAGACGGCGGCGCTGGTGGTCTCGTTCCTGCGGGAGCACGCGGGTGCCTAGGGCGGGGCTGGACCCCGACAAGGTCACGGCCGCCGCCGCGGCGCTGGCCGACGAGGTCGGGCTGCCGGGCGTGACCATGGGCGCGCTGGCCGAGCGCCTCTCGGTCAAGGCGCCGTCGCTCTACAAGCACGTGGCCGGCCAGGCCGAGCTCCAGCAGCGGATCGCGGTGCTCGCGGTCGTCGAGCTCGGCGACGAGCTGCGCGACGCGATCCAGGGCCGCTCGGGCCGGGACGCACTGACCGCGGCGGCCTCGGCGGTGCGCCGGTTCGTGGTCGAGCACCCGGGGCGCTACGCCGCGACCATCCGCATCACCGGCGACCCGCACGACGAGCCCCTGGCCGCGGCCGGTGCGCGGGTGCTGGAGTCGCTGGCCGCCGTGCTGGCGGCGTACGACCTGCAGCCGGGGGACACCGTGCACGCGCTGCGGATGCTGCGCTCGGTCTTCACCGGCTTCGCCACGCTGGAGGCCGCGGGCGGCTTCCAGCTGGACACCGACGTCGAGGAGAGCTTCGCCTGGCTGGTCGACTTCTGCGACCGCGGGCTGCGGGCCCGGTCAGGCCAGTGAGGCGCGGACCCGCTCCAGGCCGGTGGCCTGGTCGACGAGCGGGGCGTACCTGAGCTCGGCGACGGCCTTGTCGGTGCGCAGCGTGCAGTCCTGCCCGATGAACCACCGGGCCGGCACCGGCACCACGGCCTCGGCGGTGGCCGCGTCGAGGTCCACGATCTCCTCGGTGACGCCGTGCGCCGCGAACTGGGCCTCGAGGAAGTCGCGGAGCACGACGCGGTGGCGGTCGGTGACGAAGTAGGCCTCGCCGCCGCGGCCCCGGTGCCACCCCAGGACGAGCCCCTCGACGGCGTTGTCGACGTAGGTGACGTCGGTGGTGAACCGGCCGCCCTCGATCCACCCGAAGGCGCCCGCCCGGGCGGCGCCGGCCAGGTTCTCGATGAGCGAGCTCTCCGGCCCCCACACGAAGCGCGGGCGGACCGAGACGGTGCGGAAGCCGAGGGTGTCGGCCTCGAGGACCAGACGCTCGGCGTCGGCCTTGGCGGCGCAGTACGCCGCGGCGGAGTCCGGGCGCAGGGGTGCGGTCTCGTCCACCTCGACGAGCGGCTCGCCGGCGAGCAGCGCCGACTCGCTGCCGCAGTGGACGAAGACGGGCACACCCGCGGCCCGCGCCGCGCGGAGCGCCTGCTCGGTGCCGACGACGGTGACCAGCTGGTGCCGCTCCCGGTCGGCGTCGATGTCGGTCTCCGCGGCGAGGTGGAAGACGACCTCGTGTCCGGCCAGGGCGTCCTGCCAGGTGCCGGCGTCGGTGAGCTCGCCGAGGACCGGTGTCGCCCCGGCCGCGGCCAGCAGCGCGGCCGACTCCTCGCTGCGGACCAGGCCGCTCACCTCGTGGCCCTCGTCGACCAGTCGGCGCACCAGGCGCCGTCCGATGGAGCCCGATCCTCCGGTGACGAACACGCGTGACATCTCCTGCAACCTCCTGAGCCGGCTGGCGCGGCGCTGTGCCGCCCACCTCGGGAGAGCAACGCAGCCGGGACCGGACCTTCCCGTCCCGCCCTGCAGTGATCGGAGGGCAGACCTCGGCCGCGTGGAGGTCAGGCGGCCCTCAGCCCAGCTGCCTCCGCACCGCCCCCGGGACCCGGAGCCCGCGGCGACGCACGTCGGCCACGAACCGCGCCACCAGCGGATCGGGCTCGGCGAGGGTGACGGCGAGCAGGCGGCGCGTCCACCGGGGCTCGAACGGGCGGACCGCACCGGGGAAGCCGTCGGTGACGGCGCTGACCGGCGTCACGGCGACGCCGAGGCCGGCCGCGGCGAGCTGGGGGGCGGCCGCCGTCACCGCGGTGCGCACCACCGGTGTGGCGCGCACTCTGGCCCGGACGAGGTGCTCGTCGAGCCACCCGCGCAGGCTGTTCTCCGGTGCGAAGTGCACCAGGTCGAGGCCCTCGAGCTCCTCGAGCCGGACCGCCGCCCGCGCCGCCAGGGGGTGGTCGGCCGCCGCGGTCAGGACGACCTCCTCCTCGGCCACCTCCACGGCGTGCAGGCTCGCGGGAGCGGGGGCCGGCACCAGTGCGAGGTCGACCTCGCCGGCCTCCAGTGCGGTCACCGCGTCGTCCATGACCACGAGCTCGCGGAGCGCGACGCTCACGTCGGGGCGGCGGCGGTGCCAGTCCCGGATGGTCGGCGCGGCCAGGGCCACGGTCAGGCTCTGGGCCACCGCCAACCGCACCGTGCCGGCGGTGCCTTCGTCGACCGCCCGCGCGGCCCGCACCGACGAGGACGCCGCCTCGACCGCGGTGCGGGCGTGCGCCAGTGCGGCGCGCCCGGCCGGTGTCAGCACCACGCCCCGCGGGACCCGGCGCACCAGCGGGGTGCGCGCCTCACGCTCGAGCGTGGCGAGCTGGTGTGAGACCGCCGGCTGCGAGGAGTGCAGGTGCAGGGCCGCCTGCGTGATCGAGCCGCAGTCCGCCACGGCCACCAGGCACTCCAGGGCGCGCAGCGTCGGCACCGGCTCAACCTAGCGGGGCCACGACCTCGCCGGTCAGGCTGTCGACGAGCTGGGTGCCGGGCGGCGCGGAGCGCAGGGCGCGCACGGCGATCGCGCGCCGGTCGTAGGACGCGGGCTCGGCGTCGGGGTCGCCGGTGGTGAGCAGCCAGCGCCGCGGCGGGCGCGACTCGCGGAGCGCGCGACCGGGCTCGGGCTCCCGGTCGTCCGGCACGACGTACGGCCCGTGCAGCGCCTCGGCCAGGCGCTCGGCCCGCACCCGGCCGATGCCGGGGTGGGTGCGCAGGCCGTCGGGGGCGGCGTGGGCGATCGCCTCGACGCTGCCGTACGCCGCGAGGAGGGTCCGGGCCATCGGCGTGCTGACGCCGGGGACGACGGAGAGCATGGCCTCGGCCTGGGCCGAGGGGTGCCGCGGGCTGCGGCGGGGGCCCTCCGTGCGCAGGGTGGGGGCGGCGCGGCGGGCGCGCTTGGCCAGCCGGAGGATCCAGGCCGCGGTGTCCTCGGCGTCCAGGCTGTGCAGGACGGTGAAGCCGTCCTCCACGAGGCGGCACACGGCGCCCCGCCAGGCGTCCTCGGCGATGCCCCGGGGCTCGCCCTCGACGACGAGCACGGCCTGGACGAAGGCCGACTGCAGGCGCACGGCCTGCTCGAAGATGCGGCCGTCGCGGATGGACGCGCCCAGGTCGGTGGGTCCCTTGCGCTCCACCGCGAGGCCGGGGCCGAGGACGTAGTCGCCGACGGGCAGGTCGGTCAGCTCGACGTCGAGGCCGGCCGCGACCAGCGCCTCGGGGATGCCGCTGCCGCGCTCGCGGTGGTCCACGAGCACCGCACCCGCCTCGACCACGCGGGAGCGGTACCCAGGTGGGTCAGGGGCGCGGCGGCCGCTGCGACGAGAGGCCGCCGGTGGCCATGGCCCGGTAGAGCCGCATCTCGTCGCGGTAGCGGTAGGGCAGCGGCACCCCGGAGCCGGCCGCGGCGTCGGCGTACGCCTCCATCGCGTCGGCCAGGGCGGCGCAGCGGGAGGCCTGCTCCTGGTGGGGCACGGAGAGGGTGTTGGGGTCCCGGCCCGAGCGGACCTTCTCCCGGCAGCGCCGGACCTCCGTGAACAGGTGCGCCAGGAGGGCGTCGTCGCGTCCGGATCGTCGTGGTGTCGGCACTGCGCTCCTCCCGCCGTCGGTCCAGCGTCGGATCAGCGCTGGAGGAACGTGGCGAACCGGCGCGCGGCGGCGGGTGCGCTCCGCGGGGGAGCCCACCCGTCCGGCAGCGACAGTCGGAGCACGCGGTGCCAGGCGGATCCGAGCTGCTGCAGGAACGGCGCGGAGTGGTAGTCCAGCCCGTGGCGCCGCAGGATCGGCTCGACCTCGGCCGCGACCTCGGCGTAGCGGTTGCTGGGCAGGTCGGGGAACAGGTGGTGCTCGACCTGGTGCGACAGGTTCCCGGTCAGCAGGTGCAGCAACGGGCCGCCGCTGATGTTGGCCGAGCCGCGCGCCTGGCGCTCGTACCACTCACCGCGTGTCTCGTCGGGGTCCAGGCTCTCGGTCTCGAAGGTCTCGACGCCCTCGGGGAAGTGGCCGCACATGATGACCGAGTGCGACCACAGGTTGCGCACCAGGTTGGCCACCGCGGCGGCGGCCAGGGTCCGACGGACGTTGCGCCGCCCGGACAGCCCGGCCAGTGCGGGGAGCACGACGTAGTCCTTGGTCACCTGACGGCCGATCTTGCGCAGCGTCGCCCGCAGCCGGTCGCGCTGGCTGTCGTCGAGCTGGGCCTTGCCGGCCACGGCGCTGCCGAGGTCGGCGTCGTACATCGCGATGCCCCACTCGAAGACGCACGCGGTGAGGAAGTTGAGGGCGGGCTGGGCCAGGTGCCAGCGCTGCCACGGCTGGTCCTCGCAGACCCGCATGATCCCGTAGCCGAGGTCGTTGTCGTGGCCCACGATGTTGGTGAACTTGTGGTGGGTCTCGTTGTGCGCCCGCTTCCACTGCGCCGCGGGGGAGGCGTGGTCCCACTCCCAGGTCGTGGAGTGGATCTCCGGGTCACGCATCCAGTCCCACTGCCCGTGGAGGATGTTGTGCCCGATCTCCATGTTGTCCAGGACCTTGGCCAGGGCCAGGCCGCTCGTCCCGGCCAGCCAGCCGAGCCGTGAGCGCGAGCCGACGACCAGCACCGCCCGGCTGCCGAGCTCCAGGCACCGCTGCACCAGGATCAGCCGGCGGATGTACGCCGCATCGTCGGCACCCAGGCTGGCGACGACCCGGGCGCGCACCGCGTCCAGCTCGCGCTCGAGCGTGCGGGTGTCCAGCGCGGCGTCGACCTCGACGCCCGAGGCGGGGAGTGGGGTCAGGGTGTCCTGCGCCATGCGCACCTCCGGTCCGTCGGCTTCGGGAAGATCCCGGTGCCGGTTGCCGAAGACTTCCTGATGCCCTTCAACGTTGTCGAAACTAGCACGGCTGTCGAGGGCGGCCGCCGATCCCTTTTCTCGAGATCGGCGGCCTGCGCCGACGGCCGGGTAGCGCTCCCCAGGTTGGCGCTGGACCCAGGTATCCGTTCGCACCGCGCCCACACCCGAGGGGGGTCAGTGCTGGGGGAGCACCCGTGTGCGCACGAGCTCATCGGCCAGGTCGCGCACCTTGCGCTCGGTCTGCTGGGAGAGCCGGGCCAGGACGCCGAAGGCCAGGTCGGGGGCCAGGTCGTAGCGCTCCATGATGATGCCGGTGGCCTGGCCGATCACCGTGCGCGAGGCGATCGCGACCTCGAGCTGCTCGGCGTTGCGAGCCGCGGCGAGGGCCACGCTCACGTGCGCCGCCAGC
This genomic window from Nocardioides anomalus contains:
- a CDS encoding LysR family transcriptional regulator; translated protein: MPTLRALECLVAVADCGSITQAALHLHSSQPAVSHQLATLEREARTPLVRRVPRGVVLTPAGRAALAHARTAVEAASSSVRAARAVDEGTAGTVRLAVAQSLTVALAAPTIRDWHRRRPDVSVALRELVVMDDAVTALEAGEVDLALVPAPAPASLHAVEVAEEEVVLTAAADHPLAARAAVRLEELEGLDLVHFAPENSLRGWLDEHLVRARVRATPVVRTAVTAAAPQLAAAGLGVAVTPVSAVTDGFPGAVRPFEPRWTRRLLAVTLAEPDPLVARFVADVRRRGLRVPGAVRRQLG
- a CDS encoding alpha/beta fold hydrolase, translating into MVEHLEVEGGTLAYELSGTGPLVVLAHGMGNDRAAYRFLVPQLVAAGYRVANLDVRGCGESTATFASYSRTDIAGDLVALVRHLGGPAVLVGHSISGGAVTIAAAEAPELVSGVVELAPFTRKQSFRLGDLRSRTYRQGMGRLVRTGLFGSRKAWRSYLELAFPGRRPADWDADLARLDEQLGAGGRMRTLQAMGRSAPADAGARLGDVRCPVLVVEGSRDPDWVDARAEGEAVVAALPGGLGRLAVVEGAGHYPHTQFPDETAALVVSFLREHAGA
- a CDS encoding fatty acid desaturase family protein, with translation MAQDTLTPLPASGVEVDAALDTRTLERELDAVRARVVASLGADDAAYIRRLILVQRCLELGSRAVLVVGSRSRLGWLAGTSGLALAKVLDNMEIGHNILHGQWDWMRDPEIHSTTWEWDHASPAAQWKRAHNETHHKFTNIVGHDNDLGYGIMRVCEDQPWQRWHLAQPALNFLTACVFEWGIAMYDADLGSAVAGKAQLDDSQRDRLRATLRKIGRQVTKDYVVLPALAGLSGRRNVRRTLAAAAVANLVRNLWSHSVIMCGHFPEGVETFETESLDPDETRGEWYERQARGSANISGGPLLHLLTGNLSHQVEHHLFPDLPSNRYAEVAAEVEPILRRHGLDYHSAPFLQQLGSAWHRVLRLSLPDGWAPPRSAPAAARRFATFLQR
- a CDS encoding TetR/AcrR family transcriptional regulator is translated as MPRAGLDPDKVTAAAAALADEVGLPGVTMGALAERLSVKAPSLYKHVAGQAELQQRIAVLAVVELGDELRDAIQGRSGRDALTAAASAVRRFVVEHPGRYAATIRITGDPHDEPLAAAGARVLESLAAVLAAYDLQPGDTVHALRMLRSVFTGFATLEAAGGFQLDTDVEESFAWLVDFCDRGLRARSGQ
- a CDS encoding ERCC4 domain-containing protein; this encodes MVEAGAVLVDHRERGSGIPEALVAAGLDVELTDLPVGDYVLGPGLAVERKGPTDLGASIRDGRIFEQAVRLQSAFVQAVLVVEGEPRGIAEDAWRGAVCRLVEDGFTVLHSLDAEDTAAWILRLAKRARRAAPTLRTEGPRRSPRHPSAQAEAMLSVVPGVSTPMARTLLAAYGSVEAIAHAAPDGLRTHPGIGRVRAERLAEALHGPYVVPDDREPEPGRALRESRPPRRWLLTTGDPDAEPASYDRRAIAVRALRSAPPGTQLVDSLTGEVVAPLG
- a CDS encoding NAD-dependent epimerase/dehydratase family protein; the protein is MSRVFVTGGSGSIGRRLVRRLVDEGHEVSGLVRSEESAALLAAAGATPVLGELTDAGTWQDALAGHEVVFHLAAETDIDADRERHQLVTVVGTEQALRAARAAGVPVFVHCGSESALLAGEPLVEVDETAPLRPDSAAAYCAAKADAERLVLEADTLGFRTVSVRPRFVWGPESSLIENLAGAARAGAFGWIEGGRFTTDVTYVDNAVEGLVLGWHRGRGGEAYFVTDRHRVVLRDFLEAQFAAHGVTEEIVDLDAATAEAVVPVPARWFIGQDCTLRTDKAVAELRYAPLVDQATGLERVRASLA